TATGGCAATGTCTTCCTGTACTCTAAAACATCAAAATTTTTCCTCTACGAAGTAACTAAAGATGGTTTGTACATGGGACAATTCGACAAACATATCTATGACATAGTTCATAAATACAATGAAACTAATGAATATTTGATCCAGTCCTTTGATATTCGATTTGATTTAGTAATGAATATCGATGCAATGAAAAAGTTATTAGGTATGGGCAGTAAAAAATCGGTTCATATGCAATTTTTTGCTCCGCAAGAAATAGTAAAAAAAGTTAAAAACAATCAAAAATCACTTAAAGAAATTGCAAAACCTGGTGAGGAACTAGGAGCCGAATTAATTGATGTCACATATAAAATAACAAGTAAAAAGGATAAATCTCTTCATACGAGTAAAATCAATCAAATGCTTGAATGGATTGGCAATAATTACGATTTGATGAAAAGCAATATAAGAAAATTTGCGATTAGAGGTTATGAAGAAGATGAAAGTAATATTACTGAAGTAGATTTTATTAAGGATAAAATGATTGAATTTATCAACTACAATGAAGATAAAAATATGGTTGACTTAAAACCTACTTTACGTAAGCAAGAAATATTAAGTGCTTATGAACGGATAAAAAACGACCTTGATAACTACCCTATATGATGACAATAGATAAATTAAAGGAAAAATATTTATCTACAGTCCTTGCATTAGGTTTCGCTTTAATGAATTGTAAATTTCATCTCAGTTCTAAAATTGATATGGAAAGCTTTTCAGATAAAGCAATTGACATTTCTTCAATTAGTTTTGGATTTTTGCTTGCTGTATTAGCATTACTTTTGCAAAGTGACACGCCTTCTATACAGCGGATAAAACAAGGTGGGCGATTTAATGAGCTTATAAATTTTAATAAGAAAGCAGTTGTTGCATCTGCATTGTTAGCAATTATTGCTTTGTTATACTTAAGCTTCAAAGTTGCTATAATTCATTCGAGCATTTACATTTGTGGCATTTCAATTCATGAATTTATTGATTGTGTAATCTTAGCAGTCTTTACTTTTCAAGTTATTGAAGTATATCTTTTTCTTGATTTATTCTATACTATAATTAAATGATTACCTCTTTCGAAGCTTTTTTAGATACCCTATCCGTTCACCATGTAGGTAATCAGGCGCAGGACGAAATGTACTCCCTGTCTGACGAACCGCTTGACCTGAAGGACGAGATGATTCCCCGCCTGCTGATGCAGTATTTTTTAACCCCGTTCGAAAAAACCAACGAGGTATACCACCTGATGCATCACAGCGACATCAACCTGAATGAGATATTCAGCTTTGTCACGCAGATTTTTGAGGATAACGAGCGTTTTCATGAGGTATCACAGCATATAGCCAAGCACCTTTATGCGGTTACTACCCACCCAAAAATTAAAGCCGGTGAGCTCTATGTCGGATTATTCAATAACGTGCAAATCGAGGGTGAGCTATTGGATGCGATAGGCGTTTTCAAATCTGAAACAAAGGAAACCTATCTAAAAGTTTACCCTGACAAGGGCGGCTTTAAGATGGACTATGAGGAAAACGGGATCAACATTAATAAGCTGGATAAAGGCTGCCTCATTTTTAATACCGCTAAAGAAGACGGCTACAAGGTGGTGGTGATTGATAAAACCGGCAACAGTCAGGACGCAGCCGTTTACTGGAAAGATGATTTTTTAAAGCTTAAAATCCGCAACGACAATTTTAACCAAACAGCCAATACACTCAGCGTATATAAAAATTTTGTAACCCAAAAGCTGGACGATGAGTTTGAGATGAGCAAGGCCGATAAGATAGACCTGCTGAACCGCAGCATGAAGTATTTTAAGGAGAAAGAAACGTTTGACCTGGACGAATTTGCGGGCGAAGTTATTGGCAATGAGCAAGCCATCGAGTCATTCAAAAATTATAAACAGCAATACGAAGACGAGTTTGAAACACCCATTGCAGATAGCTTCGAGATATCAACCAACGCAGTAAAAAAACAAGCGCGGGTTTATAAAAGCGTGTTAAAACTCGACCGTAATTTCCATATCTATATTCATGGCGATAAGGATTTGATTGAGAAAGGTTTTGATGATGACAAGGCCATGAACTATTACAAAGTATTTTTTAAGGAAGAGCAATAACGCAGCCCTGCTATTTTTGTTATTGCTGCACAATAAGATAGTTCTACCCCATAGATCAATGCCGCTGATATGCATTATTATGGGCTTTTTTATTAAGTTTGAGCCTCTAATAATTACTATTAACCATGCCTTCTGACGAACTGATATCGCACATTCAAACTAAAGCACCTATTGTAAATATCGTGTCAGCCTACCTGCCTTTGCAGGATAGCCGCAAAGCCTTAAAAGGCCGCTGCCCATTCCATCCGGATTCTGGCGCATCGCTCATGGTATCGCAGGATAAAAATACGTTTAAATGCTTCGGCTGTGGTAAAGAAGGTGGCCCCATTGAATTTTTAATGGCCATTGAGGGCAAAAGCCGAAGCGAAATTGCAGGCAGATTAGCCGTAAAGCTTGGCCTGGTACACGATTTACGCGCTGTTTAGATACACCGTAAAATAACAAAGGGAATATCGCTTGATATTCCCTTTGTGTTTATACAACCCATTACTACTTAATAGTAAATGTCGCCGTCAATCTTTCGTCAGCCGAATTATTGCCGATGTTTAATGTGTAAGTGCCTGGATATAATTTCCATTTGTTAGCTTTCAAATCCCACTTTTGCAGATCGCTCACCTGTATTTTAATAGTCGCTGTTTGCTGTCCGCCTTTAGTAACGGTTACGCGTTTAAAGCCTTTTAATTCTTTCAATGGCATGCGCTCTCCCTGCGGATATTTGATGTAAGCCTGCACCACTTCATCGCCATCCATAGCGCCGGTGTTGGTTACGTTAACCGATACGGTGATTGAATCCTTAGCGCTGTAGCTTTTTTGTGGCTGCGTTTTCCAGTCGAACTTAAATGAAGTGTAGCTCATACCGAAGCCGAACGGATATTGTACCGGCCCGGTAAAGAAGCGGTAAGTGCGCCCCTTCATGTTGTAATTATCATACGCAGGCAAATCGTTAACCGACTTGTAGAAGGTTAATGGCAAGTGGCCGGATGGCGAATATTTACCAAACAGTATATCGGCCAACGCGTTCCCCCCCTGCTCGCCTGGGTACCAGGCCAATATGATGGCATCGGCATAAGGGGCAATCTCGGCAATATCAACATCACTGCCCGAGGTAACTACCGCTATAATGGGCTTGGTTACCTTTTTACGCAGTTCCTTTAAAAAAGCGATGTTATCTGCCGGGATGCTTAAAGTCTTTTTGTCGCCACCGCTTTCGGATAAGAATGCGTCGCCTGCCTCACCCTCTAATACCGGGGTTAAACCTACTACGGCTACTGTTACATCGGCATTACCGGCAGCCCATATTCCGCCAAAATGGGTGGTATCTCTATTACCCGATCCTAAATCGTACTCCACACGCGTAGCCGGACCAACAGCGGCGGTAATACCCTCAACAAAATTTACCATACGGCTGCTTACGCCATGATAGTTAGCTACCAGCGCATCTAACGATGCGGCGCTTGATCCAACCACCATAATACTCGAATAGTCTTGCTTATTTAAAGGGAGAATATTCTTATCGTTTTTAAGCAGTACCATACTTTGCAGCGCGGCCTTGCGGGCTAAAGCTATGTGATAATCATTGTGTACACTATCAGCACCATAACCGGCATAAGGTGAGCTTTTGGCATCATCGTAAAAACCAAGTTTGAACTGTGTACGCAGAATTTGCGATAGCGACTCATTTACCTCTTTTTCGGTGATCAGTTTTTTATTGATCGCATTTACAATATCGCTTTGGAAAATACTGGAACAGTCCAGGTTAGTACCTGCCTTTATTGCTGCCGCCGCTACAGATACTTTATCGGGTAGTACCTTGTGGGTTAAATAAATATCATCCAACGCGCCACAATCGGTTACTACGTGGCCTTTAAAGCCCCATTCGCCGCGCAAAATCTGGGTTATGAGTTTTTTATTGGTGGATGTTGGTACACCGTTAACCCGGTTATAAGCCGTCATAACCGATTCCACACCGGCATCAACCAGTTTATGAAAAGCGTACAGATAGGTTTCGCGCAGATCTTTTTCGTCTACCTTGGCATCAAAGTAATCGCGTTGCGCCTCGGGGCCGCTGTGTACCGCGAAGTGTTTTGCTGTGGCTGATGTTTTAAGATGTGCCGGATCATTGCCCTGCATACCTTTTATGTAAGCGCTGCCGATGGTACCGGTTAAAAACGGATCCTCACCATAGGTTTCTTGTCCCCGCCCCCAACGCGGGTCACGGAAAATATTGATATTGGGCGACCAAAAGGTTAAACCCATATACATTAAACGCCTGTTTTGAGCTATTGATAAATTGTATTTAGCTCGTGCCTCGGTTGAAATGGCACCTGCTATTTCATTTACCAGGTCATCATTAAACGTTGCCGCCATGGCAATAGCCTGCGGAAAAACCGTGGCCTCACCTGCCCTTGCTACACCATGTAAGCTTTCGTTCCACCAGTTGTAGGCTGGTATACTCAGGCGTGGTACTTCGGCGCTGCGGTAACCCATTAGCGATGCTTTCTCGGGTAAGGTCAATTCAGAGATCAGCGCGTTAACCCTGGTGTTAACCGGTAATTTTTCGTCCCTGAACTTGGGCTTGTTTTGCGCCTTAACAACGAAGCTGCAGGTACACGCCGCCGCTAATAAAATGCACTTAATGTTTGGCTTAATTATCATAGCTTAAATTTATTGCAATCGGTTGCATTGCAAATCACAAGATTATTAATAAATTTCGAAAATCAAATACATTTTAAAATTTTAATAAAAGTATAAGTGTTTTTATAAATATTTTAATTTGTTTTTAGATATGATTTACTAATTTGGCGATTGATCCGGGTCAGTTAATAAGACTGACATTAATTTGCTTTAAGGGCGTGTCTGTTAACCCTATAACCACAAATCTGAAATGATAATAAATAAAACATCAAAATTTTTTATAATCGTAACCATTGCGCTGCTTGGCATAATAGTGAGTATCTCAACGCTTACTGCCCAAACAACTGCTCCGCAAATTAACCTTATACCCTATCCGCAATCGGTAATTAAAGGTACAGGCATTTTCACTATTAACAGTAAAACTAAAATAGCGCTGCCTGCGGGTAAGAAATTTTTACCGGAAGCTGAGTTGCTTAACGTGCTTATCACCAATGGATCAGGCAAGTCGCTGGCTTATGCTCCTGCATCTGCAAATGTAATACAGTTTATTACGGATAATACTATTACTGCTGATGAAGGTTATAAACTAACCGTCACCACGCAAAAAATAACCTTGGCCGCAAAAACGGCGTCAGGTATATTCAGAGGTGTTGAAACCTTACGCCAATTATTGCCCGACGGTGTTGAACAAACCGGTAAGGCAATTACCCTTACCGTGCCCGCGGTAATAATTACCGATCAGCCGGCGTATGCGTGGCGTGGTATGCATTTGGATGTATCCCGTCACTTTTTCTCTGTTGAGTATTTGAAGAAGTATATCGATCGCCTGGCCCTCTATAAATTCAACAAGCTGCACTTGCACTTAACAGATGACCAGGGCTGGCGCATCGAGATCAAGAAATATCCAAAGCTAACGGAGTTTGGCGCATGGCGCACGTTTAATAACCAGGACTCGGCATGTATCGAAAAATCAAAGGATAACCCTGATTTCGCTATCGACCCGAAACACATCATCAAACGTAATGGCAAAACGCTTTATGGCGGCTTTTACACCCAGGCGCAAATGAAAGATGTGATTGCCTATGCCATGAAAAGACATATCGACATCATCCCCGAAATTGATATGCCGGGGCACATGATGGCGGCTATTAACAACTATCCATTCCTGTCGTGCACAGGCGGCAGCAAATGGGGTGAGCTTTTTACTACCCCGATATGCCCTTGTAACGAAAGCACCTACGAATTTGCCGAAAACGTTTACAAAGAGATATTCGCGCTGTTTCCGAGCAAGTATATTCACATAGGAGGCGACGAGGTTGACCGTACCAGTTGGGGCGAATCTGAAGCCTGCAAGGCCATGATGGCCAAAGTGGGACTCAAAACATCGGCCGAACTGCAAAGCTATTTCATTAACCGAATGGAGAAATTCTTTAACAGGAATGGCAAAAAACTGATCGGTTGGGATGAGATATTGGAGGATGGCATCAGCTCGACCGCTGTGGTGATGTACTGGCGCAGTTGGGTGCCTAACGCGCCGATCAAGGCTGCTAAGAATGGCAATAAGGTGATCATGACGCCGGGAAACCCGCTGTATTTTGATAACGATCCGGATCAGAACTCGGTTTACAATGTTTACCATTTTAACCCGATACCCGAAAAACTGAACAAACAGGAAGCAGCCAACGTCATTGGCGCACAGGCCAACCTGTGGAGCGAGCGCATCCCGACAGAAAACCGTGCGGATTACATGATATTTCCACGCATGACCGCCCTTGCCGAGGTTTTATGGACCAATAAAAAGAATTACAAAAGCTACCAGCAACGCTTGCTGAAACAATATCCGCGCTTTGATGCATTGAAGATTCACTACCGCTTACCTGATTTTACGGAGCTGGTTGAAAGCAACGTATTTACTGATGAAGCCACGCTTAACGTAAGCAAACCGCTACCGGGATTAAAAATATTTTATACTTCCGATGGCTTATTGCCAACGCAGCAGTCAACCGAATTGACCGGCCCGTTAAAGATTTCGCAATCGCAAAACATTCGTTTGGTGGCTTATACCGCGTCAGGCGTTCGTGGCGATCTGTATAACTTGAAGTATGTAAAGCAACCATTGGCAGAACCGGTGAACAAAACAGGCTTACAGGCAGGTTTGGTGGTGCGTTATTTCCCTGCGTTCTACAAAAAGACTACACTGATACCTGACACGGCTAAAAATCAGGCGTTAACAGTGAGTACTGTTACAGTGCCTAAAGAAGCCACCGCGCCAAGCTTTGGACTGAAGTACAGGGGCTATCTTGATATCCCAACAGATGGCGTATACACTTTTTATCTGACCTGCGATGATGGCGGCATACTTAAAGTAGCCGACCGCCTGGTAGTTGACAATGAGGCTATGCACTCGGCTATTGAAAAAAGCGGACAGGTAGCACTTAAAAAAGGCCTGCAACCCTTTGAGATTAACTTTTTGGAAGGCGGCGGCGGTTACGCCCTAAAGCTGCTTTACAGTAAGGATGGTTCAACCCCGGCCGAAATACCTGCATCATGGTTAAAACATTAGTCCATTTTTAGACAGACATACAGAATGAAAAAAATAGCCCTCGCCTCGCTCCTGTTGCAAAGCGCTTTGGCCTTCGGCCAGCCTGCGCCTAAGCCTTACGGTGTAACGCCATCGGCAGCGCAGCTTACCTGGCATAAACTGGAGATGTATTGTATTGTACATTACGGGGTTGATACGTATACTGATAAAGAATGGGGTTTTGGCAATGAGGACCCGAAGCTGATTAACCCGGCAAAGTTTGACGCCGTGCAAATAGTACAGGCAGCTAAGGACGGAGGCTTTAAGGGGATTGTTATGGTGGCCAAACACCATGATGGATTGTGCCTGTGGCCTACTAAAACCACCGAACACAACATCAGCAAAGCCGCCTGGAAAAATGGCAAGGGCGATATGGTGAAAGAATACCAACTGGCCTGCGAGAAATTGGGTATGCAATTGGGCTTATACTGCTCGCCCTGGGACAGGAACAATGCCTTTTACGGCAAGCCTGAATACCTGAAGATATACCAGCAGCAGTTGCGCGAGTTATACAGCAACTATGGCAAGTTATTTATTTCATGGCATGATGGTGCCAACGGTGGCGACGGCTACTACGGCGGCGCTAACGAGACACGCAAAATAGACCGCACCACTTATTACGACTGGCCAAACACCTGGGCCATTACCCGTAAAATGCAGCCCGGAGCAACCTTGTTTGGCGATGTTGGCCCAGATGTGCGTTGGGTAGGCAATGAGGAAGGCCATGCCGGCGAAACCAGCTGGGCAACCTACACACCAAAACCCTCGCAACCCGGCAAAGAACCGGCTAACGGCGAGGTGCTATATGAATTAGGCATCGAGGGCACCCGCAACGGCAGATACTGGATGCCTGCAGAGTGTGATGTACCTTTGCGTCCGGGATGGTTTTACCATGCCAGTCAGGATGGGATGGCGAAATCGCCATATACCCTGCTTGATCTGTATTATAAAAGCGTGGGCCGCGGCGCGGCGCTGGATCTGGGTTTATCGCCAAATCGTGATGGGGTGATAGATGCTGATGATGTAGCCAAGCTGAAAGCCTTTGGCGAATTATTGAAACAAACATTCGCGGTTAATCTGGCTAAGGATGCTATAATTACGGCCAGTAATATACGCGGCAAAAACAGCAAATTGTACGGCACCCAATTCCTGACCGATACTAACCCTTTCTCGTACTGGGCCACGGATGATAAAGTGAATACCCCAATGCTCACCTTGAGCTTTAAAAAGCTGGTTAGCTTTAATGTGATTCAACTGCGTGAGAATATCAAATTAGGGCAGCGTATTGAAGAAGTGGCTGTTGATGCCTATCAAAATAGTGAGTGGAAACAGGTAGCTACCGCTACAAGCATAGGCTCAAAACGATTGATACGCTTGCCGCAAAACATTACAGCAAGCAAGGTAAGGCTCCGCATTGTAAAATCACCGGTAAGTATTGCGCTAAGCGATTTTGGCTTGTATAAAGAACCCGTGCATGTAACCGCGCCGATTATCAGTAAAACCAGCAGCGGTGAAGTTACCATCAGTACCGATGCGCCTGTATCAAACATTTACTACACGCTGGATGGCAGCACCCCAACCAAATCATCCACCCCATACAACAAAACATTTGTTTTGACCAAGGGCGGCGTTGTTAAGGCTATAGCGGTTGATGGAGGTGTAACCAGCGAAGCCGCTAACGTAAAATTCGGTCTGAATAAAAAAGAATGGAAACTGTTAAACGCCGCCAATAACGATGCTGCACAAGCTATAGATGAGAATTACCGCTCGATTTGGAATACTTTACAAAAAGACACTTCGGCAAGCTTCAAACCAACTGAACTGGCTGTCGATATGGGCACTGCGCAAACCATCAGCATATTCACTTATCTGACACGACAGGACAAGAAAACTGAGGGTATTGTTGACCGCTATACTTTTTATGTGAGCGATAATGGTACCGACTGGAAAGAAGCTGCAAAAGGTGAATTCTCCAACATAAAAGCCAACCCTGTTGAGCAGGAAGTGAAGCTAAGTGCACCTATTAAAGCACGTTATTTTAAGTTTCAAGCCGATCATGTGGTCAGCGGGAATGGTGTAGCGATTGCCGAGGTTGGCGTTAGCTCAAAATAATTCATCAAGATGTAATGACTGTTTTTGTGCGCCGTGTGCTGTTTTGGTATGCGGCGCGCAAATAAACCATAAGGCCAATAAAACACCGTAACTTCCGCCCCTTTCAATCCACTCCAAAGCGGCATATTGCGGGTACAAAAGTTCGGTTGCTACTTTCCATATAAAAAACACCAGTAGCAAAGTACGGTTCGGTCTAACTGAAATAAACACGGCCGCCGCAATTTCAACAATGCCATTTACCAAAGCCACATTTTCTGCCTGGCGGAAACCCAGCGCATTATATTGCCCAATTAATCCTTTTTTGTGGATCAGGTTTAACCAACCGTGCCCGGTAAGCAGTAAAAACGCCGCTATGCGTAAAGCTGATTGCACCATCTGCAAACGAGCTACACTAACAGTTACCGGCTGTTTCATCTTACTAAATAATGATTCAACAGACGGCTCAAATCCGCACAATAAAAGCAATGCCAGCGGCGCGCCGTAATTACCGGCACGTTCAATCATCTCGGCAAA
This Mucilaginibacter defluvii DNA region includes the following protein-coding sequences:
- a CDS encoding alpha-L-fucosidase codes for the protein MKKIALASLLLQSALAFGQPAPKPYGVTPSAAQLTWHKLEMYCIVHYGVDTYTDKEWGFGNEDPKLINPAKFDAVQIVQAAKDGGFKGIVMVAKHHDGLCLWPTKTTEHNISKAAWKNGKGDMVKEYQLACEKLGMQLGLYCSPWDRNNAFYGKPEYLKIYQQQLRELYSNYGKLFISWHDGANGGDGYYGGANETRKIDRTTYYDWPNTWAITRKMQPGATLFGDVGPDVRWVGNEEGHAGETSWATYTPKPSQPGKEPANGEVLYELGIEGTRNGRYWMPAECDVPLRPGWFYHASQDGMAKSPYTLLDLYYKSVGRGAALDLGLSPNRDGVIDADDVAKLKAFGELLKQTFAVNLAKDAIITASNIRGKNSKLYGTQFLTDTNPFSYWATDDKVNTPMLTLSFKKLVSFNVIQLRENIKLGQRIEEVAVDAYQNSEWKQVATATSIGSKRLIRLPQNITASKVRLRIVKSPVSIALSDFGLYKEPVHVTAPIISKTSSGEVTISTDAPVSNIYYTLDGSTPTKSSTPYNKTFVLTKGGVVKAIAVDGGVTSEAANVKFGLNKKEWKLLNAANNDAAQAIDENYRSIWNTLQKDTSASFKPTELAVDMGTAQTISIFTYLTRQDKKTEGIVDRYTFYVSDNGTDWKEAAKGEFSNIKANPVEQEVKLSAPIKARYFKFQADHVVSGNGVAIAEVGVSSK
- a CDS encoding glycoside hydrolase family 3 N-terminal domain-containing protein, whose amino-acid sequence is MIIKPNIKCILLAAACTCSFVVKAQNKPKFRDEKLPVNTRVNALISELTLPEKASLMGYRSAEVPRLSIPAYNWWNESLHGVARAGEATVFPQAIAMAATFNDDLVNEIAGAISTEARAKYNLSIAQNRRLMYMGLTFWSPNINIFRDPRWGRGQETYGEDPFLTGTIGSAYIKGMQGNDPAHLKTSATAKHFAVHSGPEAQRDYFDAKVDEKDLRETYLYAFHKLVDAGVESVMTAYNRVNGVPTSTNKKLITQILRGEWGFKGHVVTDCGALDDIYLTHKVLPDKVSVAAAAIKAGTNLDCSSIFQSDIVNAINKKLITEKEVNESLSQILRTQFKLGFYDDAKSSPYAGYGADSVHNDYHIALARKAALQSMVLLKNDKNILPLNKQDYSSIMVVGSSAASLDALVANYHGVSSRMVNFVEGITAAVGPATRVEYDLGSGNRDTTHFGGIWAAGNADVTVAVVGLTPVLEGEAGDAFLSESGGDKKTLSIPADNIAFLKELRKKVTKPIIAVVTSGSDVDIAEIAPYADAIILAWYPGEQGGNALADILFGKYSPSGHLPLTFYKSVNDLPAYDNYNMKGRTYRFFTGPVQYPFGFGMSYTSFKFDWKTQPQKSYSAKDSITVSVNVTNTGAMDGDEVVQAYIKYPQGERMPLKELKGFKRVTVTKGGQQTATIKIQVSDLQKWDLKANKWKLYPGTYTLNIGNNSADERLTATFTIK
- a CDS encoding nucleoid-associated protein, with product MITSFEAFLDTLSVHHVGNQAQDEMYSLSDEPLDLKDEMIPRLLMQYFLTPFEKTNEVYHLMHHSDINLNEIFSFVTQIFEDNERFHEVSQHIAKHLYAVTTHPKIKAGELYVGLFNNVQIEGELLDAIGVFKSETKETYLKVYPDKGGFKMDYEENGININKLDKGCLIFNTAKEDGYKVVVIDKTGNSQDAAVYWKDDFLKLKIRNDNFNQTANTLSVYKNFVTQKLDDEFEMSKADKIDLLNRSMKYFKEKETFDLDEFAGEVIGNEQAIESFKNYKQQYEDEFETPIADSFEISTNAVKKQARVYKSVLKLDRNFHIYIHGDKDLIEKGFDDDKAMNYYKVFFKEEQ
- a CDS encoding family 20 glycosylhydrolase, whose product is MIINKTSKFFIIVTIALLGIIVSISTLTAQTTAPQINLIPYPQSVIKGTGIFTINSKTKIALPAGKKFLPEAELLNVLITNGSGKSLAYAPASANVIQFITDNTITADEGYKLTVTTQKITLAAKTASGIFRGVETLRQLLPDGVEQTGKAITLTVPAVIITDQPAYAWRGMHLDVSRHFFSVEYLKKYIDRLALYKFNKLHLHLTDDQGWRIEIKKYPKLTEFGAWRTFNNQDSACIEKSKDNPDFAIDPKHIIKRNGKTLYGGFYTQAQMKDVIAYAMKRHIDIIPEIDMPGHMMAAINNYPFLSCTGGSKWGELFTTPICPCNESTYEFAENVYKEIFALFPSKYIHIGGDEVDRTSWGESEACKAMMAKVGLKTSAELQSYFINRMEKFFNRNGKKLIGWDEILEDGISSTAVVMYWRSWVPNAPIKAAKNGNKVIMTPGNPLYFDNDPDQNSVYNVYHFNPIPEKLNKQEAANVIGAQANLWSERIPTENRADYMIFPRMTALAEVLWTNKKNYKSYQQRLLKQYPRFDALKIHYRLPDFTELVESNVFTDEATLNVSKPLPGLKIFYTSDGLLPTQQSTELTGPLKISQSQNIRLVAYTASGVRGDLYNLKYVKQPLAEPVNKTGLQAGLVVRYFPAFYKKTTLIPDTAKNQALTVSTVTVPKEATAPSFGLKYRGYLDIPTDGVYTFYLTCDDGGILKVADRLVVDNEAMHSAIEKSGQVALKKGLQPFEINFLEGGGGYALKLLYSKDGSTPAEIPASWLKH
- a CDS encoding CHC2 zinc finger domain-containing protein — protein: MPSDELISHIQTKAPIVNIVSAYLPLQDSRKALKGRCPFHPDSGASLMVSQDKNTFKCFGCGKEGGPIEFLMAIEGKSRSEIAGRLAVKLGLVHDLRAV